From a single Flavobacteriales bacterium genomic region:
- a CDS encoding 2-dehydropantoate 2-reductase, with product MPERSYRLAIFGTGSLASLFAVRLKPHVQLTVFGTWEAQMDAMRNGLTLQETNGEEHTAAIHSASWNTFKGAPFDIILILTKAHQTPSLAAHAKRWLDQNSPIARVVTLQNGAGNIEILAEAVGREYVVGGFTTQAAMMVEPGFVQNTGDGKIVLEKDEHTPRASEEIAGLLKAAGFPTEVTGNFSTLFWRKLIVNATVNPLGAILGVPNGFFVSDKAPSDVMRHLTAEALSVGRAMHVVLPDPASMEQEIHDICSASAGNHNSMLRDILRGAATENEAISGYIVRQAERLGISVPYTHHAYQLVRQAENGQLQPGPGHQLHPTT from the coding sequence ATGCCTGAACGCTCATACCGACTGGCCATTTTCGGAACCGGTTCCCTGGCTTCGTTGTTCGCCGTGCGCCTCAAACCGCATGTGCAACTCACCGTGTTCGGCACCTGGGAAGCGCAGATGGATGCCATGCGGAACGGCCTCACGCTGCAAGAAACAAATGGGGAAGAACATACCGCCGCCATCCATTCCGCCTCATGGAACACGTTCAAAGGCGCACCTTTCGACATCATCCTTATCCTTACAAAAGCCCATCAGACCCCGTCTCTGGCTGCTCATGCGAAACGATGGCTGGATCAAAACAGTCCGATCGCACGCGTCGTAACCCTGCAAAACGGAGCCGGAAACATAGAGATACTGGCGGAGGCTGTGGGTCGCGAATATGTGGTTGGCGGATTCACAACCCAAGCCGCCATGATGGTTGAACCTGGATTCGTGCAGAACACCGGCGACGGAAAAATTGTGCTGGAAAAAGACGAGCATACCCCGCGAGCAAGCGAAGAAATTGCAGGTTTGTTGAAGGCCGCCGGGTTTCCGACAGAGGTAACCGGCAACTTCAGTACCCTCTTCTGGCGCAAGCTGATCGTGAATGCCACTGTGAACCCGCTCGGCGCCATTCTGGGTGTACCCAACGGTTTCTTTGTTTCGGATAAAGCTCCGTCGGATGTCATGCGCCATCTTACCGCCGAAGCACTTTCGGTTGGCAGGGCCATGCATGTTGTCCTCCCGGATCCTGCTTCCATGGAACAGGAAATCCATGACATCTGCAGCGCATCTGCAGGCAACCACAACTCGATGTTGCGTGACATCCTGCGTGGCGCAGCAACCGAAAACGAAGCCATATCCGGTTACATCGTGCGGCAGGCAGAACGGCTTGGTATTTCCGTTCCGTACACCCATCATGCATATCAACTGGTCCGACAAGCAGAAAACGGTCAACTACAACCCGGCCCGGGGCACCAACTGCACCCCACCACCTGA